The proteins below come from a single Perca flavescens isolate YP-PL-M2 chromosome 8, PFLA_1.0, whole genome shotgun sequence genomic window:
- the anln2 gene encoding anillin, actin binding protein 2 isoform X1, with protein MEAGEENGGNVNLKRQRAPLSDSEDNAFSQSEVNDGQKRRRLEAAGQENRSPKPSSSVRQAEVETKPDTPMVPSVRSRVQQLTQRREGGAPLAQRCLSDPGAGSPSAVLEKGFRKHCLGEGEFNQRLERFKVPVFQTCPAPTSADPSPRTRSNFVSAIQQKLHGTPAPSSKQASLMRQEREQELSQLHIHPISENAWLKRSSSDPSLSQRWTPPGPSTNSTWVPRSRGRVHWPPMQPCDQMGGDAEMKDGSFIEAPASRAEKQSSDGKGERAPSDTEASVEITTSNEGQQHMKCKEQNAYQGDDIRGEKEYKASVANEEEQLGTQRPNTQTVLKLSFSEDQSFSKAPFGEDQNMSDLHTGDEQSLLESTHAEESNMNTETVEDSIVAEQDKFEVFSFEEIDGSTFSEEGIEPSTDEESRSWRYPQDKVCKEENVSVKEEERELESSRVEKENGVSFSDHGEPSDILDGECELGDVSGEIAGSSEMQEDKKPRPDKDESESCLDTSVKPQSNLNRDQGNTESCKGFSAMKLNQKDTRECTHRKDMRQKATEGGESSKKVTFILEPELINDSTLSEASTSMESREETSMSDLSSHDETNTAEMIDQMFEEVLEYAGRLEERGDEDTEDHDSGIGVFSGDKDKLDTESEKEKSEEEVESKAEECDESNKLESNRDELLTFPPSGILSPLSRSVEAVVTPLRLAASQESNPPSLLLTPEDTTTPLAESAPLYSIDAYRTQRQKKLPTIQSVTPRVQRQAPEKSQPQPFVNTKEKIAALNEEAGKLQSVISQTLQALSCCTDEEHGRGSLEEAEAEKLLLVSCERRSALLDEVARLREERNSGDAAGEDGEDVSQQACRGTVGITNIQLPLKVEFVCSSHNRTGRPSHYFFVLIRYGPCNIVATPLATAADAQNGDTISFPTSVTLKDIRSHFEIDVEVYSLSHTSGSNCSVDRTTTKSRVTPRKLLNTITRSSNSLTPGALPALNTRRSSNFCLVGSHKITLASLGHSKFPLDKMKLEGKIRRLLGDEFQEKVPFLSPLEGNIYLRLDSEGHSDVQHQGFLTMFEMISGYGVWHRRYFVLVGCNMYFWNHPNDQETKEAEGSISLSSSPCQCVRPVKRDSCARPFTFELVSNIKQQQDVSQEALARFSADTKQESLDWMEKLSQALLDFHTWNRTSATQTESQQSNTSISGTLRESIL; from the exons ATGGAAGCTGGCGAAGAAAACGGTGGCAACGTCAACTTGAAAAGACAGAGAGCACCTCTGTCAGATTCTGAAGACAATGCCTTCTCACAAtcag AGGTGAATGATGGCCAGAAGCGGCGGCGTCTGGAGGCAGCTGGTCAGGAGAATCGTAGTCCTAAACCATCCTCCTCTGTACGCCAAGCTGAGGTAGAGACAAAGCCAGACACACCGATGGTTCCATCAGTCCGGTCCCGAGTCCAGCAACTCACCCAGAGACGAGAGG GGGGAGCTCCTCTGGCCCAGCGGTGCCTGTCGGACCCTGGGGCTGGCAGCCCATCAGCCGTCCTCGAAAAGGGCTTCAGAAAGCATTGCCTTG GGGAGGGAGAGTTTAATCAGCGACTGGAGCGTTTTAAAGTGCCAGTCTTCCAGACTTGCCCAGCCCCCACATCTGCTGATCCCTCGCCACGGACCCGCTCCAACTTTGTGTCTGCCATTCAGCAGAAACTCCACGGCACCCCAGCACCTAGCTCCAAGCAAGCTTCTCTCATGCGCCAG GAACGGGAACAGGAGTTGAGCCAGTTGCATATCCATCCAATCAGTGAGAATGCCTGGCTGAAAAGGAGCAGCTCTGATCCCTCGTTATCTCAG AGATGGACTCCTCCTGGCCCCTCAACTAACTCCACCTGGGTTCCTAGATCTAGAGGGAGAGTTCATTGGCCTCCTATGCAGCCCTGTGAT CAGATGGGTGGTGATGCTGAGATGAAAGATGGCAGCTTCATTGAAGCTCCCGCATCACGTGCAGAGAAGCAATCCTCAGATGGGAAAG GTGAAAGGGCCCCCAGTGACACTGAAGCATCTGTAGAGATTACAACCTCTAATGAGGGGCAGCAGCACATGAAATGCAAGGAGCAAAATGCTTATCAAGGTGATGACATCAGGGGGGAGAAAGAGTACAAGGCTTCAGTTGCAAATGAAGAGGAGCAGCTAGGGACCCAACGACCAAACACCCAGACTGTATTGAAGTTGTCTTTTAGCGAGGATCAGAGTTTCTCCAAAGCACCTTTTGGTGAGGACCAGAACATGTCAGATTTGCATACAGGTGATGAGCAAAGCTTGCTAGAATCAACTCATGCAGAGGAGTCAAACATGAACACAGAAACAGTTGAGGATTCCATAGTAGCTGAACAGGACAAGTTTGAGGTGTTTTCATTTGAAGAAATTGATGGTTCTACATTCAGTGAAGAGGGAATTGAGCCTTCAACAGATGAGGAGTCAAGATCGTGGAGATATCCTCAAGACAAGGTGTGCAAGGAGGAAAACGTGTCTGTTAAAGAGGAGGAAAGGGAGTTGGAATCATCAAGAGTGGAAAAGGAGAATGGAGTCAGTTTTTCAGATCATGGTGAACCGTCGGACATCCTGGATGGTGAATGTGAATTGGGCGATGTCTCTGGTGAGATTGCTGGCTCCTCTGAAATGCAAGAAGACAAGAAACCTAGACCTGACAAGGATGAGTCAGAAAGCTGTTTAGATACCTCTGTGAAACCCCAATCTAATTTAAACCGAGACCAAGGGAACACAGAATCATGTAAAGGATTTTCTGCAATGAAACTAAACCAGAAAGACACAAGAGAATGTACTCATAGGAAGGATATGAGGCAAAAGGCAACAGAGGGAGGAGAAAGCTCAAAGAAAGTCACTTTTATCCTGGAGCCTGAGCTAATCAATGACTCAACCCTGTCTGAGGCCAGTACCTCCATGGAGTCCAGGGAAGAGACAAGTATGTCAG ATCTGAGCTCTCATGATGAGACCAACACCGCTGAAATGATTGACCAGATGTTTGAGGAGGTGCTGGAATATGCTGGAAGGTTggaggagaggggggatgaAGACACGGAGGACCACGACAGTGGCATTGGCGTTTTCTCTGGAGACAAAGATAAGCTGGACACAGAGTCTGAGAAGGAAAAAAGTGAAGAAGAGGTGGAGTCTAAAGCGGAAGAGTGTGATGAGAGCAATAAGCTTGAAAGCAACAGAGATGAGCTGCTGACTTTTCCTCCCAGCGGcatcctctctcctctcagCAGGTCTGTGGAGGCTGTGGTCACCCCTCTG CGACTGGCAGCGAGCCAGGAGTCCAATCCTCCCTCTCTGCTCTTGACTCCAGAAGACACTACCACCCCTCTTGCTGAATCTGCTCCACTATACAG TATTGATGCCTACcgcacacaaagacagaaaaagctGCCCACCATTCAGAGTGTCACTCCTAGGGTTCAGAGACAAGCTCCAGAGAAGTCCCAACCTCAACCCTTTGTCAACACCAAGGAGAAAATCGCG GCTCTGAATGAAGAAGCAGGGAAGCTGCAGTCTGTGATCAGCCAAACCCTGCAGGCTCTGAGCTGCTGTACTGATGAGGAGCATGGACGCGGTTCGCTGGAGGAGGCTGAAGCTGAGAAGCTGCTGTTGGTCTCCT GTGAGAGACGCTCTGCCCTTCTGGACGAGGTGGCCAGACTGCGGGAGGAGAGGAACTCGGGAGATGCAGCAGGAGAGGACGGGGAGGATGTTTCCCAGCAGGCCTGCAGAGGGACTGTCGGCATCACAAACATCCAGCTGCCTCTTAAGGTGGAATTTGTCTGCTCCTCACACAACCGCACAG GTCGGCCGAGTCACTACTTCTTCGTCCTGATCCGCTACGGGCCCTGCAACATTGTCGCCACCCCGCTGGCCACGGCTGCTGATGCTCAGAATGGAGACACCATCTCCTTCCCTACTTCTGTCACTCT GAAGGATATCCGATCACACTTCGAGATTGATGTGGAAGTCTACAGCCTG TCCCACACTTCAGGTAGTAACTGCAGCGTGGACCGGACCACCACCAAGTCACGG GTCACGCCAAGAAAGCTTCTGAACACTATCACA AGATCCAGTAACAGTCTAACAC CTGGTGCTCTTCCTGCTCTCAACACTCGTCGCTCCAGCAACTTTTGTCTGGTGGGCTCTCATAAGATCACCTTAGCCTCACTAGGACACAGCAAGTTCCCTCTGGATAAG ATGAAACTTGAAGGCAAAATCAGGAGGCTGCTGGGAGATGAATTTCAGGAAAAG GTGCCTTTTCTCTCACCTCTAGAGGGCAACATCTACCTGCGACTGGACAGTGAAGGCCACTCTGATGTACAGCACCAAGGCTTCCTG ACGATGTTTGAGATGATCAGTGGATACGGTGTGTGGCATCGCAGATATTTTGTTCTGGTTGGATGCAACATGTACTTCTGGAACCACCCCAATGACCAAGAAACTAAG GAAGCAGAGGGCAGCATTTCTCTGTCCAGCTCCCCCTGTCAGTGTGTGAGGCCTGTGAAGAGGGACTCGTGTGCTCGACCTTTCACCTTTGAGCTGGTGAGCAACATCAAACAGCAGCAGGACGTCAGCCAGGAAGCCTTGGCCAG GTTTTCCGCTGACACCAAACAGGAGAGCTTGGACTGGATGGAGAAACTCAGTCAAGCTCTTTTGGACTTTCACACATGGAACCGAACATCAGCAACCCAAACAGAGAGTCAGCAGTCAAACACGTCCATCAGTGGGACCCTGAGGGAGAGCATACTGTAA
- the anln2 gene encoding anillin, actin binding protein 2 isoform X2, whose protein sequence is MEAGEENGGNVNLKRQRAPLSDSEDNAFSQSEVNDGQKRRRLEAAGQENRSPKPSSSVRQAEVETKPDTPMVPSVRSRVQQLTQRREGGAPLAQRCLSDPGAGSPSAVLEKGFRKHCLGEGEFNQRLERFKVPVFQTCPAPTSADPSPRTRSNFVSAIQQKLHGTPAPSSKQASLMRQEREQELSQLHIHPISENAWLKRSSSDPSLSQRWTPPGPSTNSTWVPRSRGRVHWPPMQPCDMGGDAEMKDGSFIEAPASRAEKQSSDGKGERAPSDTEASVEITTSNEGQQHMKCKEQNAYQGDDIRGEKEYKASVANEEEQLGTQRPNTQTVLKLSFSEDQSFSKAPFGEDQNMSDLHTGDEQSLLESTHAEESNMNTETVEDSIVAEQDKFEVFSFEEIDGSTFSEEGIEPSTDEESRSWRYPQDKVCKEENVSVKEEERELESSRVEKENGVSFSDHGEPSDILDGECELGDVSGEIAGSSEMQEDKKPRPDKDESESCLDTSVKPQSNLNRDQGNTESCKGFSAMKLNQKDTRECTHRKDMRQKATEGGESSKKVTFILEPELINDSTLSEASTSMESREETSMSDLSSHDETNTAEMIDQMFEEVLEYAGRLEERGDEDTEDHDSGIGVFSGDKDKLDTESEKEKSEEEVESKAEECDESNKLESNRDELLTFPPSGILSPLSRSVEAVVTPLRLAASQESNPPSLLLTPEDTTTPLAESAPLYSIDAYRTQRQKKLPTIQSVTPRVQRQAPEKSQPQPFVNTKEKIAALNEEAGKLQSVISQTLQALSCCTDEEHGRGSLEEAEAEKLLLVSCERRSALLDEVARLREERNSGDAAGEDGEDVSQQACRGTVGITNIQLPLKVEFVCSSHNRTGRPSHYFFVLIRYGPCNIVATPLATAADAQNGDTISFPTSVTLKDIRSHFEIDVEVYSLSHTSGSNCSVDRTTTKSRVTPRKLLNTITRSSNSLTPGALPALNTRRSSNFCLVGSHKITLASLGHSKFPLDKMKLEGKIRRLLGDEFQEKVPFLSPLEGNIYLRLDSEGHSDVQHQGFLTMFEMISGYGVWHRRYFVLVGCNMYFWNHPNDQETKEAEGSISLSSSPCQCVRPVKRDSCARPFTFELVSNIKQQQDVSQEALARFSADTKQESLDWMEKLSQALLDFHTWNRTSATQTESQQSNTSISGTLRESIL, encoded by the exons ATGGAAGCTGGCGAAGAAAACGGTGGCAACGTCAACTTGAAAAGACAGAGAGCACCTCTGTCAGATTCTGAAGACAATGCCTTCTCACAAtcag AGGTGAATGATGGCCAGAAGCGGCGGCGTCTGGAGGCAGCTGGTCAGGAGAATCGTAGTCCTAAACCATCCTCCTCTGTACGCCAAGCTGAGGTAGAGACAAAGCCAGACACACCGATGGTTCCATCAGTCCGGTCCCGAGTCCAGCAACTCACCCAGAGACGAGAGG GGGGAGCTCCTCTGGCCCAGCGGTGCCTGTCGGACCCTGGGGCTGGCAGCCCATCAGCCGTCCTCGAAAAGGGCTTCAGAAAGCATTGCCTTG GGGAGGGAGAGTTTAATCAGCGACTGGAGCGTTTTAAAGTGCCAGTCTTCCAGACTTGCCCAGCCCCCACATCTGCTGATCCCTCGCCACGGACCCGCTCCAACTTTGTGTCTGCCATTCAGCAGAAACTCCACGGCACCCCAGCACCTAGCTCCAAGCAAGCTTCTCTCATGCGCCAG GAACGGGAACAGGAGTTGAGCCAGTTGCATATCCATCCAATCAGTGAGAATGCCTGGCTGAAAAGGAGCAGCTCTGATCCCTCGTTATCTCAG AGATGGACTCCTCCTGGCCCCTCAACTAACTCCACCTGGGTTCCTAGATCTAGAGGGAGAGTTCATTGGCCTCCTATGCAGCCCTGTGAT ATGGGTGGTGATGCTGAGATGAAAGATGGCAGCTTCATTGAAGCTCCCGCATCACGTGCAGAGAAGCAATCCTCAGATGGGAAAG GTGAAAGGGCCCCCAGTGACACTGAAGCATCTGTAGAGATTACAACCTCTAATGAGGGGCAGCAGCACATGAAATGCAAGGAGCAAAATGCTTATCAAGGTGATGACATCAGGGGGGAGAAAGAGTACAAGGCTTCAGTTGCAAATGAAGAGGAGCAGCTAGGGACCCAACGACCAAACACCCAGACTGTATTGAAGTTGTCTTTTAGCGAGGATCAGAGTTTCTCCAAAGCACCTTTTGGTGAGGACCAGAACATGTCAGATTTGCATACAGGTGATGAGCAAAGCTTGCTAGAATCAACTCATGCAGAGGAGTCAAACATGAACACAGAAACAGTTGAGGATTCCATAGTAGCTGAACAGGACAAGTTTGAGGTGTTTTCATTTGAAGAAATTGATGGTTCTACATTCAGTGAAGAGGGAATTGAGCCTTCAACAGATGAGGAGTCAAGATCGTGGAGATATCCTCAAGACAAGGTGTGCAAGGAGGAAAACGTGTCTGTTAAAGAGGAGGAAAGGGAGTTGGAATCATCAAGAGTGGAAAAGGAGAATGGAGTCAGTTTTTCAGATCATGGTGAACCGTCGGACATCCTGGATGGTGAATGTGAATTGGGCGATGTCTCTGGTGAGATTGCTGGCTCCTCTGAAATGCAAGAAGACAAGAAACCTAGACCTGACAAGGATGAGTCAGAAAGCTGTTTAGATACCTCTGTGAAACCCCAATCTAATTTAAACCGAGACCAAGGGAACACAGAATCATGTAAAGGATTTTCTGCAATGAAACTAAACCAGAAAGACACAAGAGAATGTACTCATAGGAAGGATATGAGGCAAAAGGCAACAGAGGGAGGAGAAAGCTCAAAGAAAGTCACTTTTATCCTGGAGCCTGAGCTAATCAATGACTCAACCCTGTCTGAGGCCAGTACCTCCATGGAGTCCAGGGAAGAGACAAGTATGTCAG ATCTGAGCTCTCATGATGAGACCAACACCGCTGAAATGATTGACCAGATGTTTGAGGAGGTGCTGGAATATGCTGGAAGGTTggaggagaggggggatgaAGACACGGAGGACCACGACAGTGGCATTGGCGTTTTCTCTGGAGACAAAGATAAGCTGGACACAGAGTCTGAGAAGGAAAAAAGTGAAGAAGAGGTGGAGTCTAAAGCGGAAGAGTGTGATGAGAGCAATAAGCTTGAAAGCAACAGAGATGAGCTGCTGACTTTTCCTCCCAGCGGcatcctctctcctctcagCAGGTCTGTGGAGGCTGTGGTCACCCCTCTG CGACTGGCAGCGAGCCAGGAGTCCAATCCTCCCTCTCTGCTCTTGACTCCAGAAGACACTACCACCCCTCTTGCTGAATCTGCTCCACTATACAG TATTGATGCCTACcgcacacaaagacagaaaaagctGCCCACCATTCAGAGTGTCACTCCTAGGGTTCAGAGACAAGCTCCAGAGAAGTCCCAACCTCAACCCTTTGTCAACACCAAGGAGAAAATCGCG GCTCTGAATGAAGAAGCAGGGAAGCTGCAGTCTGTGATCAGCCAAACCCTGCAGGCTCTGAGCTGCTGTACTGATGAGGAGCATGGACGCGGTTCGCTGGAGGAGGCTGAAGCTGAGAAGCTGCTGTTGGTCTCCT GTGAGAGACGCTCTGCCCTTCTGGACGAGGTGGCCAGACTGCGGGAGGAGAGGAACTCGGGAGATGCAGCAGGAGAGGACGGGGAGGATGTTTCCCAGCAGGCCTGCAGAGGGACTGTCGGCATCACAAACATCCAGCTGCCTCTTAAGGTGGAATTTGTCTGCTCCTCACACAACCGCACAG GTCGGCCGAGTCACTACTTCTTCGTCCTGATCCGCTACGGGCCCTGCAACATTGTCGCCACCCCGCTGGCCACGGCTGCTGATGCTCAGAATGGAGACACCATCTCCTTCCCTACTTCTGTCACTCT GAAGGATATCCGATCACACTTCGAGATTGATGTGGAAGTCTACAGCCTG TCCCACACTTCAGGTAGTAACTGCAGCGTGGACCGGACCACCACCAAGTCACGG GTCACGCCAAGAAAGCTTCTGAACACTATCACA AGATCCAGTAACAGTCTAACAC CTGGTGCTCTTCCTGCTCTCAACACTCGTCGCTCCAGCAACTTTTGTCTGGTGGGCTCTCATAAGATCACCTTAGCCTCACTAGGACACAGCAAGTTCCCTCTGGATAAG ATGAAACTTGAAGGCAAAATCAGGAGGCTGCTGGGAGATGAATTTCAGGAAAAG GTGCCTTTTCTCTCACCTCTAGAGGGCAACATCTACCTGCGACTGGACAGTGAAGGCCACTCTGATGTACAGCACCAAGGCTTCCTG ACGATGTTTGAGATGATCAGTGGATACGGTGTGTGGCATCGCAGATATTTTGTTCTGGTTGGATGCAACATGTACTTCTGGAACCACCCCAATGACCAAGAAACTAAG GAAGCAGAGGGCAGCATTTCTCTGTCCAGCTCCCCCTGTCAGTGTGTGAGGCCTGTGAAGAGGGACTCGTGTGCTCGACCTTTCACCTTTGAGCTGGTGAGCAACATCAAACAGCAGCAGGACGTCAGCCAGGAAGCCTTGGCCAG GTTTTCCGCTGACACCAAACAGGAGAGCTTGGACTGGATGGAGAAACTCAGTCAAGCTCTTTTGGACTTTCACACATGGAACCGAACATCAGCAACCCAAACAGAGAGTCAGCAGTCAAACACGTCCATCAGTGGGACCCTGAGGGAGAGCATACTGTAA
- the anln2 gene encoding anillin, actin binding protein 2 isoform X6 has translation MEAGEENGGNVNLKRQRAPLSDSEDNAFSQSEVNDGQKRRRLEAAGQENRSPKPSSSVRQAEVETKPDTPMVPSVRSRVQQLTQRREGGAPLAQRCLSDPGAGSPSAVLEKGFRKHCLGEGEFNQRLERFKVPVFQTCPAPTSADPSPRTRSNFVSAIQQKLHGTPAPSSKQASLMRQEREQELSQLHIHPISENAWLKRSSSDPSLSQRWTPPGPSTNSTWVPRSRGRVHWPPMQPCDQMGGDAEMKDGSFIEAPASRAEKQSSDGKDLSSHDETNTAEMIDQMFEEVLEYAGRLEERGDEDTEDHDSGIGVFSGDKDKLDTESEKEKSEEEVESKAEECDESNKLESNRDELLTFPPSGILSPLSRSVEAVVTPLRLAASQESNPPSLLLTPEDTTTPLAESAPLYSIDAYRTQRQKKLPTIQSVTPRVQRQAPEKSQPQPFVNTKEKIAALNEEAGKLQSVISQTLQALSCCTDEEHGRGSLEEAEAEKLLLVSCERRSALLDEVARLREERNSGDAAGEDGEDVSQQACRGTVGITNIQLPLKVEFVCSSHNRTGRPSHYFFVLIRYGPCNIVATPLATAADAQNGDTISFPTSVTLKDIRSHFEIDVEVYSLSHTSGSNCSVDRTTTKSRVTPRKLLNTITRSSNSLTPGALPALNTRRSSNFCLVGSHKITLASLGHSKFPLDKMKLEGKIRRLLGDEFQEKVPFLSPLEGNIYLRLDSEGHSDVQHQGFLTMFEMISGYGVWHRRYFVLVGCNMYFWNHPNDQETKEAEGSISLSSSPCQCVRPVKRDSCARPFTFELVSNIKQQQDVSQEALARFSADTKQESLDWMEKLSQALLDFHTWNRTSATQTESQQSNTSISGTLRESIL, from the exons ATGGAAGCTGGCGAAGAAAACGGTGGCAACGTCAACTTGAAAAGACAGAGAGCACCTCTGTCAGATTCTGAAGACAATGCCTTCTCACAAtcag AGGTGAATGATGGCCAGAAGCGGCGGCGTCTGGAGGCAGCTGGTCAGGAGAATCGTAGTCCTAAACCATCCTCCTCTGTACGCCAAGCTGAGGTAGAGACAAAGCCAGACACACCGATGGTTCCATCAGTCCGGTCCCGAGTCCAGCAACTCACCCAGAGACGAGAGG GGGGAGCTCCTCTGGCCCAGCGGTGCCTGTCGGACCCTGGGGCTGGCAGCCCATCAGCCGTCCTCGAAAAGGGCTTCAGAAAGCATTGCCTTG GGGAGGGAGAGTTTAATCAGCGACTGGAGCGTTTTAAAGTGCCAGTCTTCCAGACTTGCCCAGCCCCCACATCTGCTGATCCCTCGCCACGGACCCGCTCCAACTTTGTGTCTGCCATTCAGCAGAAACTCCACGGCACCCCAGCACCTAGCTCCAAGCAAGCTTCTCTCATGCGCCAG GAACGGGAACAGGAGTTGAGCCAGTTGCATATCCATCCAATCAGTGAGAATGCCTGGCTGAAAAGGAGCAGCTCTGATCCCTCGTTATCTCAG AGATGGACTCCTCCTGGCCCCTCAACTAACTCCACCTGGGTTCCTAGATCTAGAGGGAGAGTTCATTGGCCTCCTATGCAGCCCTGTGAT CAGATGGGTGGTGATGCTGAGATGAAAGATGGCAGCTTCATTGAAGCTCCCGCATCACGTGCAGAGAAGCAATCCTCAGATGGGAAAG ATCTGAGCTCTCATGATGAGACCAACACCGCTGAAATGATTGACCAGATGTTTGAGGAGGTGCTGGAATATGCTGGAAGGTTggaggagaggggggatgaAGACACGGAGGACCACGACAGTGGCATTGGCGTTTTCTCTGGAGACAAAGATAAGCTGGACACAGAGTCTGAGAAGGAAAAAAGTGAAGAAGAGGTGGAGTCTAAAGCGGAAGAGTGTGATGAGAGCAATAAGCTTGAAAGCAACAGAGATGAGCTGCTGACTTTTCCTCCCAGCGGcatcctctctcctctcagCAGGTCTGTGGAGGCTGTGGTCACCCCTCTG CGACTGGCAGCGAGCCAGGAGTCCAATCCTCCCTCTCTGCTCTTGACTCCAGAAGACACTACCACCCCTCTTGCTGAATCTGCTCCACTATACAG TATTGATGCCTACcgcacacaaagacagaaaaagctGCCCACCATTCAGAGTGTCACTCCTAGGGTTCAGAGACAAGCTCCAGAGAAGTCCCAACCTCAACCCTTTGTCAACACCAAGGAGAAAATCGCG GCTCTGAATGAAGAAGCAGGGAAGCTGCAGTCTGTGATCAGCCAAACCCTGCAGGCTCTGAGCTGCTGTACTGATGAGGAGCATGGACGCGGTTCGCTGGAGGAGGCTGAAGCTGAGAAGCTGCTGTTGGTCTCCT GTGAGAGACGCTCTGCCCTTCTGGACGAGGTGGCCAGACTGCGGGAGGAGAGGAACTCGGGAGATGCAGCAGGAGAGGACGGGGAGGATGTTTCCCAGCAGGCCTGCAGAGGGACTGTCGGCATCACAAACATCCAGCTGCCTCTTAAGGTGGAATTTGTCTGCTCCTCACACAACCGCACAG GTCGGCCGAGTCACTACTTCTTCGTCCTGATCCGCTACGGGCCCTGCAACATTGTCGCCACCCCGCTGGCCACGGCTGCTGATGCTCAGAATGGAGACACCATCTCCTTCCCTACTTCTGTCACTCT GAAGGATATCCGATCACACTTCGAGATTGATGTGGAAGTCTACAGCCTG TCCCACACTTCAGGTAGTAACTGCAGCGTGGACCGGACCACCACCAAGTCACGG GTCACGCCAAGAAAGCTTCTGAACACTATCACA AGATCCAGTAACAGTCTAACAC CTGGTGCTCTTCCTGCTCTCAACACTCGTCGCTCCAGCAACTTTTGTCTGGTGGGCTCTCATAAGATCACCTTAGCCTCACTAGGACACAGCAAGTTCCCTCTGGATAAG ATGAAACTTGAAGGCAAAATCAGGAGGCTGCTGGGAGATGAATTTCAGGAAAAG GTGCCTTTTCTCTCACCTCTAGAGGGCAACATCTACCTGCGACTGGACAGTGAAGGCCACTCTGATGTACAGCACCAAGGCTTCCTG ACGATGTTTGAGATGATCAGTGGATACGGTGTGTGGCATCGCAGATATTTTGTTCTGGTTGGATGCAACATGTACTTCTGGAACCACCCCAATGACCAAGAAACTAAG GAAGCAGAGGGCAGCATTTCTCTGTCCAGCTCCCCCTGTCAGTGTGTGAGGCCTGTGAAGAGGGACTCGTGTGCTCGACCTTTCACCTTTGAGCTGGTGAGCAACATCAAACAGCAGCAGGACGTCAGCCAGGAAGCCTTGGCCAG GTTTTCCGCTGACACCAAACAGGAGAGCTTGGACTGGATGGAGAAACTCAGTCAAGCTCTTTTGGACTTTCACACATGGAACCGAACATCAGCAACCCAAACAGAGAGTCAGCAGTCAAACACGTCCATCAGTGGGACCCTGAGGGAGAGCATACTGTAA